One Luteolibacter flavescens genomic region harbors:
- a CDS encoding J domain-containing protein, with translation MPWTTLGLDPAGATERDVKRAYAKLLKDCRPDQNPEGFRKLHDAYQAALHQLQWQSYEREDVLVPISSEIAPDPDDATSREVPEVTQPMRMEEPASIGMSSGLRAITDCFDRLNAALAGGSKDIQLLVEEAESLLYDNPSEVERWGELMQEVFVRHGENPAVALKADTIVFELEHGGFVATLAVIDRLDRNGSPQGIANLSNLLHQNASRIATPAAGIAAARLAGAAAFWTSRHTERLANFAYEQLARGERDFHMQLIDRHVAMAHMMTLVPDHLKSFWRQRLMRTAGRDTWSDEESRAAIEWLKTPLARRGPCFEVFLGLLPEDLAAGVKNSTAKWQRPEGEATSSSSSSSSTSSIPMRRSAGHKPLNVPKWEQDEPKPKKRREYHATSNSGSGIPGWLWGFAVFVAIKLILLVVNMSKGPDPVPVPRRPLALEDFSPEERRRVEEGAKRLQEAQEKLDQFPSLRPLPGGAGEVPTFDPFPKSVPGSPESKNPLFQEFESKSR, from the coding sequence ATGCCGTGGACCACACTGGGACTGGACCCCGCCGGGGCGACCGAGCGGGACGTGAAGCGCGCCTACGCGAAGTTGCTGAAGGACTGCCGTCCGGATCAAAATCCCGAGGGCTTTCGCAAGCTTCACGATGCTTATCAGGCAGCGCTGCATCAGTTGCAGTGGCAGAGCTATGAGAGGGAGGACGTTCTGGTTCCGATCTCTTCAGAAATAGCGCCCGATCCCGATGATGCGACGAGTCGAGAGGTGCCGGAAGTCACCCAACCGATGCGGATGGAGGAGCCTGCCTCCATTGGCATGTCGTCCGGATTGCGTGCGATCACCGATTGCTTCGACCGCTTGAATGCGGCTCTTGCGGGCGGGTCGAAGGACATCCAGTTGCTGGTGGAGGAAGCCGAGAGCTTGCTATACGACAATCCGTCCGAGGTCGAGCGATGGGGTGAACTCATGCAAGAGGTCTTCGTCCGGCATGGCGAGAATCCCGCCGTGGCGCTGAAGGCGGACACGATCGTCTTCGAGTTGGAGCACGGAGGATTCGTCGCCACGCTGGCGGTGATCGACCGGTTGGATCGGAACGGGAGTCCGCAGGGAATCGCGAACCTCTCGAATCTCCTTCACCAGAATGCCTCGCGCATCGCCACGCCCGCGGCGGGCATCGCAGCCGCACGACTCGCAGGGGCCGCTGCATTCTGGACGAGCCGCCATACCGAGCGGCTGGCGAATTTCGCCTACGAGCAGCTTGCCCGTGGAGAGCGTGACTTCCACATGCAGCTCATCGACCGCCATGTGGCGATGGCCCACATGATGACGCTGGTGCCGGATCACCTGAAGTCCTTCTGGCGGCAGCGCCTGATGCGGACCGCGGGTAGGGACACCTGGAGCGATGAGGAAAGCCGCGCCGCGATCGAGTGGCTCAAGACGCCCTTGGCGAGACGTGGCCCTTGTTTCGAGGTCTTCCTCGGGTTGCTGCCGGAAGATCTGGCAGCCGGCGTGAAGAACAGCACGGCCAAGTGGCAGCGGCCGGAAGGCGAGGCGACCTCGTCGTCATCTTCATCGTCTTCTACTTCCTCTATCCCGATGCGGAGATCGGCGGGGCATAAGCCTCTCAACGTCCCGAAGTGGGAGCAGGACGAGCCGAAGCCGAAGAAGAGAAGGGAATATCATGCCACTTCGAATTCGGGCTCGGGGATTCCAGGTTGGTTGTGGGGCTTCGCGGTCTTCGTCGCCATCAAACTCATCCTCCTCGTCGTCAATATGTCCAAGGGGCCGGATCCGGTTCCCGTGCCCCGGCGCCCGCTTGCATTGGAAGACTTCAGTCCGGAAGAACGCCGCCGGGTGGAAGAAGGCGCGAAGAGACTCCAGGAGGCCCAGGAGAAGCTGGATCAATTCCCGTCGCTGAGACCCCTTCCCGGGGGGGCGGGCGAAGTCCCCACCTTTGACCCGTTTCCGAAGTCCGTGCCCGGATCGCCGGAATCGAAGAACCCCTTGTTCCAAGAGTTCGAAAGCAAGTCCCGATAG
- a CDS encoding Hsp70 family protein, with protein sequence MIGIDLGTTNSLVAVFENGHPRVLANELGEELTPSVVAVAEDGRLLVGRAAKDRLVSDPASGMACFKRDMGTPAKYRFGGKEWSPVTCSAMVLSEMKRIASLHLGEEVTKAVITVPAYFHDQQRQATVEAAKIAGLQVERIINEPTAAALAYGYRNPEQETQVLVFDLGGGTFDVTLLEIFDGVVEVKSTAGESRLGGEDYTDALCEWLEKRHGWVPDKSQRGNWRQRVEVAKRLLAVHESASVSLDGKLVEVTREEFKDATAAITARLRPVVSRCLRDAGITAADLNDVLMVGGASRMSVVKDFAQDQLKRITSIKLDPDRVVALGAAVQAGLCANDSAVGDIVLTDVCPHTLGVEMAKESASGRPEAGYFAPIIDRNTTVPVSRSRVFNTMHPQQEFVEVEVFQGEARMTKDNQRIGQVTVAGLRHQPGQKRPGEVDIRFSYDMNGILEVEVTVLSSGQKKRLVIEQRPGSLSKMEIEEAIARMQPLKLHPRDLLPNRARLERANRVFAELVGPARDHLNAVTDRFEAALESQDAQAIKEAAAVLDTFLRGFFEHEGERQPEPLDA encoded by the coding sequence GTGATCGGCATCGACCTTGGAACCACGAACAGCCTTGTCGCAGTTTTTGAAAACGGCCATCCCCGGGTCCTCGCAAATGAGTTGGGAGAGGAGTTGACCCCCAGTGTCGTGGCGGTGGCGGAGGATGGGCGGCTTTTGGTCGGCAGGGCTGCGAAGGACCGCCTGGTCTCCGATCCCGCCTCCGGGATGGCCTGCTTCAAGCGGGACATGGGCACGCCCGCGAAGTACCGCTTCGGCGGGAAGGAATGGAGTCCGGTGACCTGCTCGGCAATGGTCCTGTCCGAGATGAAGCGGATCGCCAGCCTGCATCTCGGCGAGGAAGTCACGAAGGCAGTGATCACCGTGCCCGCCTACTTCCACGACCAGCAGCGGCAAGCCACCGTGGAGGCAGCGAAGATCGCCGGACTGCAGGTGGAGCGCATCATCAATGAGCCGACCGCCGCGGCATTGGCCTATGGCTACCGGAATCCCGAGCAGGAGACGCAGGTGCTCGTATTCGATCTTGGTGGCGGTACCTTTGACGTGACGCTGCTGGAAATTTTCGACGGCGTGGTGGAGGTGAAGTCCACCGCTGGCGAGAGCCGCCTCGGTGGCGAGGATTACACCGATGCCCTGTGCGAGTGGCTGGAGAAGAGACACGGCTGGGTGCCGGACAAATCGCAGCGTGGAAACTGGCGGCAGCGGGTCGAGGTGGCGAAGCGCCTGCTGGCCGTCCATGAATCCGCGAGTGTATCTCTCGACGGCAAGCTCGTGGAGGTGACGCGCGAGGAATTCAAGGATGCCACCGCCGCGATCACCGCCCGCCTGCGACCGGTCGTGAGCCGTTGTCTCCGGGATGCCGGGATCACCGCTGCCGATCTGAATGACGTGCTCATGGTCGGCGGTGCGAGCCGCATGAGCGTGGTGAAGGACTTCGCACAGGATCAACTCAAGCGCATCACATCGATCAAGCTGGACCCCGACCGCGTCGTCGCGCTGGGCGCAGCGGTGCAGGCAGGTCTCTGTGCGAATGACTCGGCGGTGGGAGATATCGTGCTGACTGATGTATGCCCGCACACGTTGGGCGTCGAGATGGCGAAGGAAAGTGCGAGCGGTCGTCCGGAAGCTGGCTATTTCGCTCCGATCATCGACCGGAACACGACCGTGCCCGTCAGTCGCAGCCGCGTCTTCAATACCATGCATCCCCAGCAGGAATTCGTGGAGGTGGAAGTCTTCCAGGGCGAGGCACGCATGACGAAGGACAACCAGCGGATCGGCCAGGTGACCGTGGCCGGCCTGCGGCATCAGCCGGGGCAGAAGCGCCCGGGCGAGGTGGACATCCGTTTTTCCTACGACATGAACGGCATCCTCGAGGTGGAAGTGACCGTGCTTTCCAGCGGCCAGAAGAAACGCCTCGTGATCGAGCAGCGTCCGGGATCGCTATCGAAGATGGAGATCGAGGAAGCCATCGCGCGGATGCAACCGCTGAAGCTGCACCCGAGGGACCTGCTGCCAAACCGGGCGCGCCTGGAACGCGCGAACCGCGTGTTCGCAGAGTTGGTCGGGCCTGCGCGCGATCATCTGAATGCCGTGACGGATCGCTTCGAAGCCGCGCTGGAGTCGCAGGATGCGCAGGCGATCAAGGAGGCGGCGGCTGTGCTCGATACCTTCCTGCGCGGCTTCTTCGAACACGAAGGCGAACGCCAGCCTGAACCCCTCGACGCCTGA
- a CDS encoding FG-GAP repeat protein, with translation MITTVRSIAVAAICLPFLPQASQALTAAFDQNVSGPRNNNRFGDNIVAVGNFMAVSEDNRVLLYERNGGTWEPFARKPVLLSTGDNSDEFGHYVLMPDRNTIFVSDPLYNARTPSDGTNNDQGAVYVYGRDVGGDNNWGLIKQITATDHQLPNGALSKGLGDVMAYSDGRLVVSAKASSVGMKFLYVFEKDRGGTNQWGQVPGVKLEGTDLSMSHFAYTLALTGDTLIVGSPFEGYRETPSSPSDIGRGALFIYHRNQGGSDRWGLLPNGRRYAPDGVTADYFGRTISISGDQVAVGAIGRDLSSTQRDAGTVYILSRNEGGPGNWGITPTRITAPDAAAGDEFGAVAVLRGDVLAVCANNDDVAGVNDAGSIYLFEKATTGTWQAVSGGKFSIDNVPGITLVNTSFDTELFMDDQRVMFWSRTSSIGRVVTDIRLTGFPSPGGLGTVDFSRLGRITFTPRGTGNYQLRTSTDLQGWTDVGVPFPASSGVPKIIETGTPGAERKRFYRIESR, from the coding sequence ATGATCACGACTGTTAGAAGCATCGCCGTCGCCGCTATCTGCCTCCCCTTCCTCCCCCAGGCCAGCCAAGCTCTCACCGCCGCCTTCGACCAAAATGTCTCCGGTCCGAGGAACAACAACCGCTTTGGCGACAACATCGTCGCAGTCGGCAATTTCATGGCCGTCTCCGAGGACAACCGCGTGCTGCTCTATGAGCGGAATGGCGGCACCTGGGAGCCCTTTGCCCGGAAGCCCGTGTTGCTTTCGACGGGCGACAACTCCGATGAATTCGGCCACTACGTGCTGATGCCGGACCGGAACACGATCTTCGTTTCCGATCCGCTCTACAACGCACGGACACCTTCCGACGGCACGAACAACGACCAGGGCGCGGTGTATGTCTATGGCCGGGATGTCGGCGGGGATAACAACTGGGGCCTGATCAAGCAGATCACCGCCACCGACCACCAGCTACCGAATGGCGCGCTGTCGAAGGGACTCGGCGACGTGATGGCCTACAGCGACGGACGTCTGGTCGTATCGGCCAAGGCCAGCAGCGTCGGCATGAAATTCCTCTACGTCTTCGAGAAGGACCGCGGCGGCACGAACCAGTGGGGCCAGGTGCCCGGCGTGAAGCTGGAAGGGACCGACCTCAGCATGAGCCATTTCGCATACACTCTGGCACTCACCGGAGACACCTTGATCGTGGGCTCGCCCTTCGAGGGATACCGGGAGACACCCTCGTCTCCCTCCGATATCGGTCGCGGGGCGCTCTTCATCTATCACAGGAACCAAGGAGGATCCGACCGCTGGGGCCTGCTGCCAAATGGCCGGAGATACGCACCGGACGGAGTAACCGCCGACTACTTCGGCCGCACCATATCCATCTCGGGAGACCAGGTGGCTGTGGGTGCCATAGGCAGGGATCTCTCGTCCACGCAGAGGGACGCGGGCACCGTCTACATCCTCTCCAGGAATGAAGGCGGCCCCGGCAACTGGGGCATCACTCCCACGCGCATCACCGCGCCGGACGCCGCCGCTGGAGATGAATTCGGAGCCGTGGCGGTACTGCGCGGCGACGTCCTTGCCGTGTGCGCGAACAATGACGACGTGGCCGGAGTCAACGACGCGGGCTCGATCTATCTCTTCGAAAAAGCCACCACGGGCACCTGGCAAGCGGTCAGCGGCGGGAAGTTCTCCATCGACAACGTGCCCGGCATCACGCTGGTGAACACGAGCTTCGACACGGAGCTCTTCATGGACGACCAGCGCGTCATGTTCTGGTCGCGCACGTCCTCGATAGGACGGGTCGTCACGGACATCAGGCTGACCGGTTTCCCCTCGCCCGGCGGCTTGGGCACGGTGGACTTCAGCAGGCTCGGACGCATCACCTTCACTCCGAGGGGAACGGGAAACTATCAACTGCGCACCAGCACGGACCTGCAGGGCTGGACTGACGTGGGGGTCCCCTTCCCCGCTTCCAGCGGCGTGCCGAAGATCATCGAGACAGGCACGCCCGGCGCCGAGCGGAAGCGCTTCTATCGCATCGAGAGCCGGTGA
- a CDS encoding LysR family transcriptional regulator — MNVHHLELFYYVAKFGGITAAVRSMPYGIQQPSVSAQICRLEKELGVTLFIRRPFSLTPEGEILFDRIQPFFTQLPDLADEIRQEGSLHLKLGACPSVLRHHLPGLMLAMKSKKPGLRISLREIQMDEIADHLVKQIADISVGAVIGAFPPPLRMDELLRVPLALLVPDDFPCTTWKQVLSRHKRKDGSLDLPLIAPPVQSVITRRFREGLTAAGLIWETEVEVGNFDVIRDYVKHGFGVGMSVMIPGVQVTGGLRQIPIREFAPVQVVAVYLREPKPVVSWFVNELKGYVRMLIEQTTAGAAAPAKKNVTATRGRGHVAKG; from the coding sequence ATGAATGTTCATCACCTCGAGCTCTTCTACTATGTGGCGAAGTTCGGCGGCATCACCGCGGCGGTGCGCAGCATGCCCTATGGCATCCAGCAGCCCTCGGTGAGCGCGCAGATCTGCCGCCTGGAAAAGGAGCTCGGGGTGACGCTTTTCATCCGTCGGCCCTTTTCGCTGACCCCCGAGGGCGAGATCCTCTTCGACCGCATCCAGCCCTTCTTCACCCAGCTCCCGGATCTGGCGGACGAGATCCGTCAGGAAGGATCGCTCCACCTGAAGCTCGGCGCGTGCCCCTCGGTCCTGCGGCATCACCTGCCGGGCCTGATGCTCGCGATGAAGTCGAAGAAGCCCGGCCTGCGGATCAGCCTGCGGGAAATCCAGATGGACGAGATCGCGGACCATCTGGTGAAGCAGATCGCGGACATCTCCGTCGGCGCGGTGATCGGTGCCTTCCCTCCTCCGCTACGGATGGACGAGCTGCTCCGAGTACCGCTCGCATTGCTCGTGCCGGATGACTTTCCCTGCACGACGTGGAAGCAGGTGCTCTCCCGCCACAAGCGGAAGGACGGAAGCCTCGATCTCCCGCTCATCGCGCCGCCCGTGCAAAGCGTGATCACCCGGCGCTTCCGCGAAGGGCTCACCGCCGCCGGACTGATCTGGGAGACGGAGGTGGAAGTCGGCAACTTCGACGTGATCCGCGACTACGTGAAGCACGGCTTCGGCGTGGGCATGTCTGTCATGATCCCCGGTGTCCAGGTCACGGGCGGCCTGAGGCAGATACCGATCCGCGAATTCGCGCCCGTCCAGGTGGTCGCCGTCTATCTCCGCGAGCCGAAGCCCGTCGTCTCTTGGTTCGTGAACGAGCTGAAGGGCTACGTCCGCATGCTCATCGAGCAGACGACAGCCGGTGCCGCTGCCCCTGCAAAAAAGAACGTGACCGCGACACGAGGCCGCGGTCACGTCGCAAAGGGCTGA
- a CDS encoding Gfo/Idh/MocA family protein: MKKEIRIGLIGYGFMGRTHSNAYSQLSHFFDTTHVPVRQAVCGRDEEKVKAFAEKWGYASYETDWRKLVERDDIDAVDICTPNDSHAEIALACIKHGKMILCEKPLALNGEQGEAMVKAVEESGLPNLVWYNYRFLPAVTLAKNIVDAGELGRVFHYRANFLQDWTISEELPQGGAGLWRLDAAAAGSGVTGDLLAHCIDTARWINGDIVSVSAMTETFIKERVHTATGEKHPVTIDDACAFLARFENGALAIFESTRYARGHKALYTFEINGEKKSLAWDLHDLNYLSYFDHGVPGDRRGWTNIHATDGDHPYSGNWWVPGLCLGYEHSFTHELAEFFKDLDSPQKEKRYPDFRHALGTQYVCDAVLESAKTGQWVNVKKA; this comes from the coding sequence ATGAAAAAGGAAATCCGCATCGGTCTCATCGGCTACGGCTTCATGGGCCGTACCCACTCGAATGCCTACTCGCAGCTCAGCCACTTCTTCGACACCACGCACGTCCCGGTTCGTCAGGCCGTCTGCGGCCGTGACGAGGAGAAGGTGAAGGCCTTCGCAGAGAAGTGGGGCTATGCTTCCTACGAGACCGACTGGCGCAAGCTGGTCGAGCGCGACGACATCGACGCGGTGGACATCTGCACGCCGAACGATTCGCACGCCGAGATCGCCCTCGCCTGCATCAAGCATGGCAAGATGATCCTCTGCGAGAAGCCGCTCGCGCTGAATGGCGAGCAGGGCGAGGCGATGGTCAAAGCCGTCGAGGAATCCGGCCTGCCGAACCTCGTCTGGTATAACTACCGCTTCCTGCCCGCCGTCACGCTGGCGAAGAACATCGTGGATGCCGGTGAGCTCGGTCGCGTCTTCCACTATCGCGCGAACTTCCTCCAGGACTGGACCATCTCGGAAGAGCTCCCGCAGGGTGGTGCCGGCCTCTGGCGCCTCGATGCGGCGGCTGCGGGTTCCGGTGTGACCGGTGACTTGCTGGCGCACTGCATCGATACCGCGCGCTGGATCAACGGCGATATCGTGTCGGTCAGCGCAATGACGGAGACCTTCATCAAGGAGCGCGTGCATACCGCCACCGGCGAGAAGCATCCCGTCACCATCGACGATGCCTGCGCCTTCCTCGCCCGCTTCGAGAATGGCGCGCTGGCCATCTTTGAAAGCACCCGCTATGCGCGTGGCCACAAGGCGCTCTACACCTTTGAGATCAACGGTGAGAAGAAGTCGTTGGCTTGGGATCTGCACGATCTCAACTACCTGTCCTACTTCGATCACGGGGTTCCCGGTGACCGTCGCGGCTGGACCAATATCCACGCGACCGATGGCGACCATCCTTACTCCGGCAACTGGTGGGTGCCCGGCCTGTGCCTCGGCTACGAGCACTCCTTCACCCACGAGCTGGCCGAGTTCTTCAAGGACCTCGACAGCCCGCAGAAGGAAAAGCGCTACCCCGACTTCCGCCACGCGCTCGGCACCCAGTACGTCTGCGACGCCGTCCTCGAGTCGGCGAAGACGGGCCAGTGGGTGAACGTGAAGAAGGCCTGA
- a CDS encoding sugar phosphate isomerase/epimerase family protein, with product MKLHNAMWPGLVGKEPGTDHPPIALDRMLEMTAAASVGGRKYDGVDLFLFHPHTDPDASDDAIKAMADKIAAHGLKVGSLVAPVWPGTVGGPAFGSADDRKNFVLAVEKACRIADILKAHGVREYGLIRIDSAGGVHDWAEDPAGNTKKIAETWREAGKVAAQHGERLAAEGEICWGGMHSWKAMIDTLEATGMPETVGFQADLAHTYLYLMGYNAPEAALLKEGYTDEEFWPAYKTLTDALRPWTIDFHVAQNDGSVHGTGSHDKTGRHCRADDPNGKLDIVKCSTFWLQGAADRGVKHICWDGCMFPNDILEDARTWETILGKMIEVDEAL from the coding sequence ATGAAACTTCACAATGCCATGTGGCCCGGCTTGGTCGGGAAGGAACCCGGCACCGACCATCCGCCGATTGCACTCGACCGCATGCTTGAGATGACTGCCGCTGCATCCGTGGGTGGTCGCAAGTATGACGGTGTCGATCTCTTCCTCTTCCACCCGCACACTGATCCGGATGCGTCCGACGATGCGATCAAGGCAATGGCCGACAAGATCGCGGCGCACGGCTTGAAGGTGGGCTCGCTGGTGGCCCCGGTCTGGCCGGGCACCGTCGGCGGACCGGCTTTCGGCTCGGCTGATGATCGCAAGAACTTCGTTCTCGCCGTCGAGAAGGCCTGCCGCATCGCAGACATCCTCAAGGCGCATGGTGTGCGCGAGTATGGACTGATCCGCATCGACTCCGCCGGTGGCGTGCACGATTGGGCAGAGGATCCCGCGGGCAATACCAAGAAAATCGCCGAGACCTGGCGTGAAGCCGGCAAGGTCGCTGCCCAACACGGCGAGCGCCTCGCTGCAGAAGGCGAGATCTGCTGGGGCGGCATGCACTCGTGGAAGGCGATGATCGACACGCTGGAAGCGACCGGCATGCCAGAGACCGTTGGCTTCCAAGCCGACCTCGCCCACACCTACCTCTACCTCATGGGCTACAATGCTCCCGAGGCGGCCCTCCTCAAGGAAGGCTACACCGACGAGGAATTCTGGCCTGCCTACAAGACGCTGACCGATGCGCTGCGTCCGTGGACCATCGACTTCCACGTCGCGCAGAACGATGGCTCGGTCCACGGAACCGGCAGCCACGACAAGACCGGCCGCCACTGCCGTGCCGATGATCCGAATGGCAAGCTGGACATCGTCAAGTGCTCCACCTTCTGGCTGCAAGGCGCTGCCGATCGCGGCGTGAAGCACATCTGCTGGGACGGTTGCATGTTCCCCAACGACATCCTCGAGGACGCCCGCACCTGGGAGACCATCCTCGGCAAGATGATCGAAGTCGACGAGGCGCTCTGA
- a CDS encoding sugar phosphate isomerase/epimerase family protein gives MNIGFNLLLWTPALQEDQFHLLSSLKGAGYDGVELPIFSADTEHYKVVGKALADQGLRSTAVTVIPDEAHNPSSAEAAHRAGAVDYLKSIVDSCHAAGTEILMGPYHQPLGVFTGNGPTPDEWSRAAEVHREVAEYAQQAGVKLVIEWLNRFECYFITTMAQGAEYSALVNHPNFTTMFDTFHANIEEKDPAASLRKHIGSVGHVHISENDRGTPGTGNAAIRESIQVLKEVGYDGWLTIEAFGRSLPELAAATRVWRDLFPEPEEVYTKGIAYIRECLK, from the coding sequence ATGAACATCGGCTTCAATCTGCTCCTCTGGACCCCGGCCCTTCAGGAAGACCAGTTCCATCTCCTCTCCTCCCTCAAGGGAGCCGGCTACGATGGCGTGGAGCTGCCGATCTTTTCCGCGGACACGGAGCACTACAAGGTGGTGGGCAAGGCACTGGCCGACCAAGGCCTGCGCTCGACTGCCGTGACGGTCATTCCGGATGAAGCCCACAACCCGAGCAGCGCCGAGGCCGCCCACCGCGCCGGGGCCGTGGACTACCTTAAAAGCATCGTGGACTCCTGCCATGCCGCCGGCACGGAGATCCTCATGGGCCCCTACCACCAGCCGCTGGGCGTCTTCACCGGCAATGGGCCGACCCCCGACGAGTGGAGCCGCGCCGCCGAGGTGCACCGCGAGGTGGCAGAGTATGCCCAGCAGGCCGGCGTGAAGCTGGTCATCGAGTGGCTGAACCGCTTCGAGTGCTACTTCATCACCACCATGGCCCAGGGTGCCGAATACTCCGCACTGGTGAACCATCCGAATTTCACGACGATGTTCGACACCTTCCATGCGAACATCGAGGAGAAGGACCCTGCGGCATCGCTGCGGAAGCACATCGGCAGCGTGGGCCACGTCCATATCTCCGAGAACGACCGCGGCACCCCCGGCACGGGCAATGCCGCCATTCGCGAGAGCATCCAGGTACTCAAGGAAGTGGGCTACGACGGTTGGCTGACCATCGAGGCCTTCGGCCGCTCCCTGCCGGAACTCGCCGCCGCCACCCGCGTCTGGCGCGATCTCTTCCCCGAGCCCGAGGAAGTTTACACAAAGGGCATCGCGTATATCCGCGAGTGCTTGAAGTGA
- a CDS encoding chloramphenicol phosphotransferase CPT family protein, which yields MSHSSKLIFLEGPSGSGKSSLANALQELLLPTMWLSFSMDTLIYTLPPSVLHRCNSANDWSGVDGRAIGAAALRCLRALVECGNNVIFDLCIPSRKFADTLQTDLRDLFPITVGVRCEWSEIKRRTLQRGDRSLEEAERSFRNQHQLESYDLVIDTTAISPQDAAEKYLTSRYKTG from the coding sequence ATGTCACATTCATCAAAGCTGATCTTTTTGGAGGGCCCGTCCGGCTCCGGAAAATCCTCCCTCGCCAACGCGTTGCAGGAGTTACTGCTTCCCACGATGTGGCTCAGCTTCTCGATGGACACGCTCATCTACACCCTCCCGCCAAGCGTCCTTCACCGATGCAATTCGGCCAACGATTGGTCGGGAGTGGACGGCAGGGCGATTGGGGCGGCAGCCCTGCGTTGCCTGAGGGCCTTGGTCGAGTGCGGGAACAACGTCATTTTCGATCTCTGCATCCCGAGCCGCAAATTTGCCGATACGCTTCAGACGGATCTCCGGGACCTTTTCCCGATCACGGTTGGGGTGCGTTGCGAGTGGAGTGAGATCAAGCGCCGCACGCTCCAGCGTGGGGATCGCAGCTTGGAAGAGGCTGAACGCTCCTTCAGGAATCAGCACCAGCTAGAGAGCTATGATCTTGTCATCGATACGACAGCGATCAGCCCTCAAGATGCCGCCGAAAAATACCTCACTTCCCGATACAAAACTGGCTGA
- the mnmE gene encoding tRNA uridine-5-carboxymethylaminomethyl(34) synthesis GTPase MnmE: MTESTDTIAALASGGGTAAVALIRISGPQAEEVADRACAGAASRAGERRATRAKVRDAEGRVLDDVLITVFRGTRSFTGEPVVEIACHGGRLVTRRVLERLLECGARSAGPGEFTERAFFHGKLDLTQAEAIMDLISAQSDLALRAAHEQLEGGIGREAVRLGEDLIGVVAHLEAWIDFPEEDIDPDTGDLFLARVASVREGIAKLLATAEQGRILREGVRTVICGRPNAGKSSLLNLLLGSERAIVSDEAGTTRDTIEETIILDGVPLRLVDTAGLRDEAGGIEREGIRRTLHEAGRADLLLVVRDASLPAADSSVELPESNRAVTVLNKADLGEHAEWAEHAGIRLSCSTGAGLDDLRRAIREALDLGEADWGEHSVAINTRHRDCLRRADESLETAEVLLESAAAPELAALELRGALDALGEIVGKVDTEDILGAIFSQFCIGK; this comes from the coding sequence ATGACCGAGTCCACCGATACCATCGCGGCGCTCGCCAGCGGTGGAGGCACCGCGGCAGTTGCGCTGATCCGCATTTCCGGGCCACAAGCCGAGGAGGTGGCGGATCGTGCCTGTGCTGGAGCGGCGAGCCGGGCCGGGGAACGCCGGGCGACCCGTGCGAAGGTTCGCGATGCCGAGGGGCGCGTGCTGGATGACGTGCTGATCACCGTCTTCCGCGGCACCCGCAGCTTCACGGGCGAGCCGGTGGTGGAGATCGCCTGCCACGGTGGGCGTCTCGTGACGCGCCGGGTGCTGGAGCGTTTGCTGGAGTGTGGTGCCCGATCCGCGGGTCCTGGTGAATTCACCGAGCGCGCATTCTTCCATGGCAAGCTGGACCTGACGCAGGCCGAGGCAATCATGGACCTGATCTCCGCCCAGAGCGATCTGGCGTTGCGGGCCGCTCACGAGCAGCTTGAGGGGGGAATCGGGCGCGAGGCCGTGCGTCTCGGCGAGGATCTCATCGGCGTGGTCGCCCACCTTGAGGCGTGGATCGATTTCCCGGAGGAGGACATCGACCCGGATACCGGCGACCTTTTCCTCGCGCGGGTTGCATCTGTCCGCGAGGGCATCGCGAAGCTCCTCGCGACGGCGGAGCAGGGGAGGATCCTCCGCGAAGGCGTCCGCACCGTGATCTGCGGTCGTCCGAATGCCGGGAAATCCAGCCTGCTCAATCTCCTGCTCGGCAGCGAACGCGCGATCGTGAGCGATGAGGCGGGGACCACCCGCGACACGATCGAGGAGACGATCATCCTCGATGGCGTCCCGCTCCGGCTCGTCGATACCGCCGGCCTGCGGGATGAGGCGGGCGGCATCGAGCGGGAGGGCATTCGCCGCACGCTTCATGAGGCCGGCCGCGCCGATCTCCTGCTGGTCGTCCGCGATGCGTCGCTGCCTGCCGCAGATAGTTCGGTCGAGCTACCGGAGAGCAACCGCGCCGTAACCGTGCTGAACAAGGCCGACCTGGGCGAGCATGCCGAGTGGGCGGAGCATGCTGGCATCCGGCTGTCGTGCAGCACCGGGGCTGGTCTCGATGATCTCCGCCGGGCCATCCGTGAAGCGCTGGATCTCGGTGAGGCGGATTGGGGCGAACACTCGGTGGCGATCAATACGCGTCACCGGGACTGCCTTCGACGGGCCGACGAATCGCTGGAGACGGCAGAGGTCCTGTTAGAAAGCGCCGCCGCCCCAGAGCTCGCGGCCCTTGAGCTTCGCGGAGCACTGGACGCACTGGGCGAAATCGTCGGCAAGGTAGACACCGAGGACATTCTTGGCGCGATCTTCAGCCAGTTTTGTATCGGGAAGTGA